A DNA window from Desulfonispora thiosulfatigenes DSM 11270 contains the following coding sequences:
- the glmU gene encoding bifunctional UDP-N-acetylglucosamine diphosphorylase/glucosamine-1-phosphate N-acetyltransferase GlmU: MNSAAIILAAGKGTRMKSELPKVLHKVLGEPMLNHVLDALEEAKIKRKIVVLGHGAKEVEEILHEQIEVTYQKQQLGTGHAVMQAENLLNGKEDNVLVVCGDTPLLRSETLTKLIESHKENQATITILTAKVDDPTGYGRIIRDENGVQAIIEEKDANVGQKAIDEINTGAYCFKGNFLLSEIVKLDNNNAQGEYYLTDLIKKAVSQNLKVDSYIMEDHIEALGINNRIQLAEAESILRKRILDRLMLEGTTLIDPLNTYIGKNVKIGQDTIIYPGCILEGTTSIGQNAIIGPNTRIINSEIMDSVNIQSSLIVDSKVGSGCNIGPFAYLRPNSVLEDNVKVGDFVEIKNSTINKGSKIPHLSYIGDSVVGSKVNIGCGTITCNYDGKVKSKTVINDGAFIGSNTNLVAPVTIGQGAFIGAGSTITKDVPEGSLGLGRSKQKNIDDWSKKS, encoded by the coding sequence ATGAATTCGGCTGCGATTATACTGGCTGCAGGCAAAGGAACGCGCATGAAGTCAGAATTACCCAAGGTATTACATAAAGTTTTAGGTGAACCTATGCTTAATCATGTATTAGATGCATTAGAAGAGGCAAAAATAAAAAGAAAAATTGTTGTTTTAGGTCATGGAGCAAAAGAGGTAGAAGAAATATTACATGAGCAAATCGAAGTAACATACCAAAAGCAGCAATTAGGAACTGGTCATGCTGTAATGCAGGCAGAAAACCTATTAAATGGAAAAGAAGATAATGTTTTAGTTGTTTGTGGAGATACTCCATTACTACGCTCCGAAACACTTACTAAATTAATAGAGTCTCATAAGGAAAATCAGGCTACAATAACTATTTTAACAGCTAAGGTAGATGATCCTACAGGTTATGGCAGAATTATAAGAGATGAAAATGGTGTACAGGCTATCATTGAAGAAAAAGATGCAAATGTAGGACAAAAGGCAATAGATGAAATAAATACAGGTGCTTATTGCTTTAAAGGAAACTTCTTACTTTCTGAGATCGTTAAGCTTGACAATAATAATGCCCAAGGTGAATATTATCTTACAGATTTAATTAAAAAGGCAGTATCCCAAAATTTGAAGGTAGATTCGTATATAATGGAAGATCATATAGAAGCGCTAGGTATAAATAATCGCATACAATTAGCCGAGGCTGAAAGCATACTTAGAAAAAGAATTTTAGATAGGTTAATGCTTGAAGGAACAACCCTTATTGATCCTTTAAATACTTATATAGGTAAAAACGTGAAAATTGGACAAGATACTATTATCTATCCGGGTTGTATTTTAGAAGGTACTACAAGTATTGGACAAAATGCTATTATTGGACCAAATACAAGAATAATAAATAGTGAAATCATGGATAGTGTTAATATACAAAGTTCATTAATAGTAGATAGTAAAGTTGGTTCAGGCTGTAATATTGGACCATTTGCATATCTGCGACCAAATTCAGTATTAGAAGATAATGTTAAAGTAGGAGATTTCGTGGAAATTAAAAATTCCACTATTAATAAAGGCAGTAAAATCCCTCACTTATCTTATATAGGTGATTCAGTTGTAGGAAGTAAAGTTAATATCGGCTGCGGGACTATTACCTGTAATTATGATGGTAAAGTAAAGAGTAAGACTGTAATTAATGATGGAGCATTTATTGGTAGTAATACTAATTTAGTAGCACCAGTAACCATAGGACAAGGGGCATTTATTGGAGCTGGATCTACGATAACGAAAGATGTACCAGAAGGAAGTTTAGGACTAGGAAGAAGTAAGCAAAAAAATATTGATGATTGGTCTAAAAAATCCTAA
- the spoVG gene encoding septation regulator SpoVG — protein sequence MNVTDVRIRKINADGKMKAIVSVTIDDAFVVHDVKVVEGQKGLFVAMPSKRMPDGDFRDVAHPISSDAREVIQNAVLEAYESAV from the coding sequence ATGAACGTTACTGATGTAAGAATTAGAAAAATAAATGCAGATGGTAAAATGAAAGCAATAGTTTCTGTAACTATAGATGATGCTTTCGTAGTGCATGATGTTAAAGTTGTAGAAGGGCAAAAAGGTTTATTTGTGGCCATGCCTAGCAAAAGAATGCCAGATGGGGATTTTAGAGATGTAGCTCATCCTATATCTTCAGATGCACGAGAGGTTATCCAAAATGCTGTATTAGAAGCATATGAATCAGCTGTTTAA
- the purR gene encoding pur operon repressor, whose translation MEKWRRSERIVVMTKILLESPHKLFTLGYFAQMFQAAKSSISEDLTIIKNTLQDIGQGRLETVSGAAGGVQYLPFVSTKEEQDILQSLSEKLSDPNRILPGGYIYMTDLIYDPSILNKLGHIFAHKFSEQKPDYIVTVETKGIPLALMTAKAFNVPLVIIRNDGRVTEGSAVSINYVSGSSKKIGSMSLARKALPSGSKVIIIDDFMKAGGTAKGVLDLMQEFKAEVLAIGVLIDTKEPETKVVKDYLGLLELDKLDEINKIIRVKIKNNNNI comes from the coding sequence ATGGAAAAATGGAGAAGAAGTGAACGAATTGTAGTAATGACTAAGATACTTCTAGAAAGTCCACATAAATTATTTACCTTAGGATATTTTGCACAAATGTTTCAAGCGGCAAAATCAAGTATTAGTGAAGATTTAACTATTATTAAAAATACTTTACAGGATATAGGTCAAGGTAGGTTAGAAACTGTATCGGGGGCAGCAGGTGGCGTGCAATATTTACCTTTTGTTAGTACAAAAGAAGAACAAGATATTTTACAAAGTCTTTCTGAAAAATTATCTGATCCGAATCGCATATTGCCTGGTGGGTATATTTATATGACTGATTTAATTTATGATCCAAGTATTTTAAATAAATTAGGACATATTTTTGCTCATAAATTTAGTGAGCAAAAACCAGATTATATTGTTACCGTCGAAACTAAAGGTATCCCTTTAGCTTTAATGACAGCAAAGGCTTTTAATGTACCCCTAGTAATAATTAGAAACGACGGGAGAGTTACAGAAGGATCAGCAGTTAGTATAAATTATGTCTCGGGGTCATCTAAAAAGATAGGGAGTATGTCTTTAGCAAGAAAAGCATTACCAAGTGGTTCAAAGGTAATTATCATAGATGATTTTATGAAAGCTGGCGGAACAGCTAAGGGTGTACTTGATTTAATGCAAGAATTCAAGGCGGAAGTTTTAGCAATCGGTGTTTTAATTGACACTAAAGAACCTGAAACAAAGGTAGTAAAAGATTATTTAGGTCTTTTAGAGCTAGATAAACTGGATGAAATAAATAAAATAATAAGAGTTAAAATTAAAAATAACAATAATATATAA
- a CDS encoding nucleotidyltransferase family protein yields the protein MNWAIVLAGSLNEGKLQECSKEKYEALIKIGERTMISYVIAALQESKSIERIIVVGPEQIKNTYKENDITLVPPGKDILESILNGIKQLKSNRQRGLIITSDIPLIKGYMIDEFIEECKELKGDIFYPLICKELNDLYYPGVERTYVNLKDGIYTGGNIFMLNPSIIEKSLKPAQRLIEMRKSPLRLVKYIGIKYIFKYIFHSLTLIEIENRVEELLGTKGKAILDRHPEIGIDVDKPSDLKVVREKLT from the coding sequence TTGAATTGGGCTATTGTTTTAGCAGGTAGTTTAAACGAAGGCAAATTACAAGAGTGTAGTAAAGAAAAGTATGAGGCTCTAATTAAAATTGGTGAAAGAACCATGATTTCTTATGTAATTGCAGCGTTACAAGAAAGTAAGAGTATTGAAAGAATTATCGTTGTAGGTCCAGAACAAATAAAAAACACCTATAAAGAAAATGATATAACCTTAGTGCCACCAGGTAAGGATATTTTGGAGAGTATATTAAATGGAATTAAACAGTTAAAGAGTAATAGGCAAAGAGGATTAATAATTACTTCAGATATACCCTTAATTAAAGGATATATGATTGATGAATTTATAGAGGAATGTAAAGAACTTAAGGGTGATATTTTTTATCCTCTTATTTGTAAAGAGTTAAATGATTTATATTATCCCGGCGTAGAACGTACTTACGTTAACTTAAAAGATGGCATCTATACAGGAGGAAATATCTTTATGCTTAACCCCAGTATTATAGAAAAATCTTTAAAGCCTGCTCAAAGACTTATAGAAATGAGAAAAAGTCCTTTGCGCTTGGTAAAATATATTGGAATAAAATATATCTTTAAATATATTTTTCATAGTCTTACATTAATAGAAATCGAAAACAGGGTAGAAGAATTATTGGGGACTAAAGGAAAAGCCATCCTTGATAGGCACCCTGAGATTGGTATAGATGTCGATAAGCCTAGCGATTTAAAAGTGGTTAGAGAGAAACTGACTTAA
- a CDS encoding GntR family transcriptional regulator, giving the protein MKKRTKRLLPVQLDGYKPLREIVFETLRDAIINQTLRPGERLMEIQLAEEMGVSRTPVREAIRKLELEGFAVMVPRKGAYVAGISIKDINEVFEIRGALEVLAVGLAAQRITEEEIEEIQRHLIKETEETEANNLRSIVEIDTTFHDLLYKAARNQKLLQIINNLQEQLHRFRSASLARPGRGMVALEEHKKIIEALIARDVDLAKQLAKTHIEKAEQTFLLSLEKQGLYTDED; this is encoded by the coding sequence ATGAAAAAGAGAACTAAGAGACTTCTTCCAGTTCAATTGGATGGATATAAACCTTTAAGAGAAATTGTGTTTGAAACTTTGCGGGATGCTATTATAAATCAAACTTTAAGACCGGGCGAAAGATTGATGGAAATACAATTAGCAGAAGAAATGGGCGTTAGCAGGACTCCTGTACGAGAGGCTATTAGGAAATTAGAGCTTGAAGGTTTTGCGGTCATGGTTCCGCGTAAGGGCGCTTATGTAGCAGGAATATCGATTAAGGATATTAATGAAGTATTTGAAATCAGAGGTGCTTTAGAGGTTTTAGCAGTTGGACTTGCTGCCCAAAGGATAACAGAAGAAGAAATCGAAGAAATTCAAAGACATTTAATTAAAGAAACTGAAGAAACGGAAGCTAATAATCTAAGGTCTATAGTTGAAATAGATACTACTTTTCATGATTTATTATATAAAGCTGCACGTAACCAAAAGTTATTGCAAATTATAAATAATCTGCAAGAACAATTACATCGTTTTAGATCAGCTTCTTTAGCAAGGCCAGGTAGGGGAATGGTAGCATTAGAGGAACACAAAAAAATTATCGAAGCCTTAATTGCCCGTGATGTAGACTTAGCTAAACAGTTAGCCAAAACGCATATTGAAAAAGCTGAACAAACCTTCTTATTATCACTAGAAAAGCAAGGCTTATATACCGATGAAGATTAG
- the ispE gene encoding 4-(cytidine 5'-diphospho)-2-C-methyl-D-erythritol kinase — translation MRQAKVKTYAKINMVLNCLYKRDDGYHEISSIMQAISLHDNINLKPAGEIILNSNSTLIPLDEKNFAFKAAQLVISKYPSIKGVEIYIDKKIPIEAGLAGGSTNAAGVILGMNKLFNLKMTTSEMIEVAEQIGSDVPFGIIGPTALSTGRGTNVSPIPEAPLLWVVLLKPDFGVSTPKVYSNMKEQMFEKTDNIKGFLGALERKDQDYILGNLVNTLEKSTFALYPKVQEIKDFFIRNTKHSLMAGSGPTVFALFPNEIEAINFKDSIPPDYGKAYLAQTIDSKEIHERVIIDEKEN, via the coding sequence ATGAGACAAGCTAAGGTAAAAACATATGCTAAAATTAATATGGTATTAAATTGTCTTTATAAAAGAGATGATGGTTATCATGAAATTAGTTCAATTATGCAAGCAATTAGCCTACATGATAATATAAATCTGAAGCCTGCCGGAGAAATTATTCTAAACTCTAATTCTACTTTAATTCCTTTAGACGAAAAGAACTTTGCTTTTAAGGCAGCTCAGCTAGTAATAAGTAAATACCCCAGTATCAAAGGGGTAGAAATATATATTGATAAAAAAATTCCCATTGAAGCAGGACTAGCAGGGGGAAGCACAAATGCGGCAGGCGTAATTTTAGGAATGAATAAATTGTTTAATCTAAAAATGACTACCTCTGAAATGATAGAAGTGGCTGAACAAATAGGATCAGATGTTCCCTTTGGAATTATTGGGCCAACTGCTTTAAGTACGGGCAGGGGAACTAATGTAAGCCCTATTCCAGAAGCTCCACTTTTATGGGTAGTGCTTCTAAAGCCGGATTTTGGGGTATCAACTCCGAAGGTATATAGCAATATGAAAGAACAAATGTTTGAAAAAACAGATAATATAAAAGGTTTTTTAGGCGCCTTAGAAAGAAAAGATCAAGATTATATACTTGGAAATTTGGTTAATACTTTAGAAAAAAGTACTTTTGCCTTATATCCGAAGGTACAAGAAATAAAAGATTTTTTTATTAGAAATACTAAACATTCATTAATGGCAGGTAGTGGACCTACTGTATTTGCTTTATTTCCCAATGAAATAGAAGCCATTAATTTTAAAGATAGTATACCCCCGGATTATGGGAAAGCATATTTAGCTCAAACCATAGATAGCAAAGAGATTCACGAAAGGGTGATTATTGATGAAAAAGAGAACTAA
- a CDS encoding uracil-xanthine permease family protein, whose product MKKNQSLLANGLLSFQHVLAMFGATVLVPFITGLDPSLALLSAGIGTLLFHLVTGGKVPVFLGSSFAFIAGIQIVSKNFGMAYATGSFMAVGALYVIISLLVFLIGSDKIKMLFPSIVTGPIIIVIGLILSPVAVGMASENWLVAIITILAVVLTGIIGKGFIKLIPIVIGIFVGYLAAFALNIIDFAPVLEASWFYGIGDFQNMMIAPKFSLEAMAVIVPIAIVSLVEHIGDITTNGVVVGRNFFKSPGLHRTLLGDGIATAFAGLIGAPANTTYSENTGVLAVTGNYNPNIIRGAAVIAIVLSFIGKFGAIIRTIPVPVMGGVSFVLFGMIASIGLRTLVESKTDFSNLKNSIIVFSILIIGIVSIQGEGNPAAIKISEYASFEGLSLAAIVGISLNAIINIIAPKLFVSKTDRVERQNKTSAKLAFEKE is encoded by the coding sequence TTGAAAAAGAATCAATCTTTGTTAGCTAATGGACTTTTATCATTTCAACACGTATTAGCCATGTTTGGTGCCACTGTTTTAGTACCTTTCATTACAGGCTTAGACCCTTCACTTGCTCTTTTAAGTGCAGGAATCGGAACTCTACTTTTTCACCTAGTTACAGGAGGAAAAGTACCAGTTTTTTTAGGATCATCTTTTGCATTTATTGCAGGCATCCAAATTGTAAGTAAAAATTTTGGAATGGCGTATGCTACAGGTTCTTTCATGGCGGTAGGAGCACTTTATGTTATCATTTCTCTATTAGTATTTTTAATTGGTTCAGATAAAATTAAGATGCTTTTTCCATCAATAGTAACAGGACCAATCATAATTGTAATTGGACTTATATTATCTCCAGTTGCTGTAGGTATGGCTTCGGAAAATTGGTTAGTAGCAATAATAACAATTTTAGCAGTTGTATTAACAGGAATTATTGGAAAAGGATTTATTAAATTAATCCCTATAGTAATTGGTATCTTTGTAGGTTATTTAGCAGCTTTTGCTTTAAATATTATAGATTTTGCGCCAGTTTTAGAAGCTAGCTGGTTTTATGGAATTGGTGATTTTCAAAATATGATGATTGCACCAAAGTTTTCATTAGAGGCTATGGCAGTTATAGTACCAATAGCAATAGTAAGTTTAGTAGAACATATTGGTGATATTACAACTAATGGCGTGGTGGTAGGACGGAATTTTTTTAAGTCTCCTGGACTTCATCGTACATTATTAGGTGATGGGATAGCTACTGCATTTGCTGGTCTCATAGGTGCTCCGGCTAATACAACATACAGTGAAAATACGGGAGTATTAGCAGTTACAGGGAATTACAATCCTAACATTATTAGAGGCGCAGCAGTAATAGCTATCGTGCTAAGTTTTATTGGTAAATTTGGCGCCATTATTAGGACAATCCCTGTACCAGTTATGGGTGGAGTAAGCTTTGTCTTATTCGGGATGATAGCTAGTATCGGGCTACGTACTTTAGTAGAGAGCAAAACAGATTTTTCTAATCTTAAAAATAGTATAATAGTATTTTCAATTTTAATCATCGGTATTGTTTCGATACAAGGAGAAGGAAACCCAGCTGCAATTAAGATTAGTGAATACGCAAGCTTTGAAGGACTTAGCTTAGCAGCGATTGTGGGTATTTCACTAAATGCAATAATTAATATTATAGCGCCAAAATTATTCGTTAGTAAGACTGATAGAGTAGAAAGACAAAATAAGACTAGTGCGAAATTAGCCTTTGAAAAAGAATAA
- a CDS encoding zinc dependent phospholipase C family protein yields the protein MLIQSHLFLSGKIKEVINVNEEGNLKSASFSMGSIIPDIHPDKRNLPHNITASLPFLVKKTEECIKVGKGDNELSSKNLGIITHFLADYFCLAHNDENMNLWEHMLYEKKLHKALTSEELIPSDNFKIPLRDIEEWVREKHNLYLNSTHTIEKDIFFIQEVCLNVTRSLVTATIAERERIPVGGLSILT from the coding sequence ATGTTGATCCAATCACACCTATTTTTGTCAGGCAAAATAAAAGAAGTAATAAATGTTAATGAAGAAGGTAATTTAAAAAGTGCTTCATTTAGTATGGGCAGTATTATTCCAGATATTCATCCTGATAAGCGTAATTTACCGCATAATATTACTGCTTCCCTTCCATTCTTAGTTAAAAAGACAGAAGAATGTATTAAAGTGGGAAAAGGTGATAATGAATTATCTAGTAAAAACTTAGGTATAATTACGCATTTTTTAGCCGATTACTTTTGTTTAGCTCATAATGATGAAAATATGAATTTATGGGAACACATGCTTTATGAAAAGAAATTGCATAAAGCTTTAACTTCTGAAGAATTAATACCAAGTGATAACTTTAAAATTCCTTTAAGAGATATCGAGGAATGGGTAAGAGAAAAACACAATTTATATCTTAATTCAACTCATACTATTGAAAAAGATATTTTCTTTATTCAAGAAGTATGCTTAAATGTGACGCGCTCGTTAGTAACGGCAACAATCGCAGAAAGAGAACGTATACCTGTTGGTGGCTTAAGTATATTGACATAA
- a CDS encoding amino acid ABC transporter ATP-binding protein, with the protein MIKVKDVRKSFGKLEVLKGINFNVASGEVVVIIGPSGSGKSTLLRCLNNLEVINDGKIFIMDQMISTKQKEIYKMRENIGMVFQRFNLFPHKTVLENIMEAPMLVKKISKNNAENLALQLLKKVGLEDKRSVYPSHLSGGQQQRVAIARALAMQPKIMLFDEPTSALDPELVGEVLAVMKDLAKEGMTMVVVTHEMGFAREMADRVVFMDDGKILAEGSPKEVFSNPDQPRLREFLNKIL; encoded by the coding sequence ATGATAAAAGTAAAAGATGTACGTAAAAGTTTTGGGAAATTAGAAGTATTAAAAGGGATCAATTTTAATGTAGCTTCAGGTGAAGTAGTAGTAATAATCGGGCCTAGTGGCTCAGGAAAAAGTACCTTGCTTAGATGTTTAAATAATCTCGAAGTAATTAATGATGGTAAAATTTTTATTATGGATCAAATGATTTCTACTAAACAAAAAGAAATTTACAAAATGAGGGAAAACATTGGTATGGTTTTTCAAAGATTCAATCTTTTTCCACATAAAACCGTATTAGAAAACATTATGGAAGCACCTATGTTAGTTAAAAAAATCTCGAAAAATAACGCAGAAAATTTAGCCTTACAATTATTGAAAAAAGTAGGCTTAGAAGATAAACGGAGTGTATATCCTAGTCATTTATCTGGTGGTCAGCAGCAGAGAGTAGCTATTGCCAGGGCTTTAGCCATGCAGCCAAAGATAATGCTTTTTGATGAGCCAACATCAGCCCTTGACCCTGAGTTAGTAGGAGAGGTTTTAGCGGTAATGAAGGATTTGGCCAAAGAAGGCATGACTATGGTAGTTGTAACCCATGAAATGGGCTTTGCCCGTGAAATGGCGGATAGAGTTGTTTTTATGGATGATGGAAAAATTCTAGCAGAAGGATCACCAAAAGAAGTTTTTTCTAACCCGGATCAACCAAGATTACGTGAATTTTTAAACAAAATTTTATAA
- a CDS encoding amino acid ABC transporter permease, protein MATGFVWDWAFTIKVLPLLLKGAVTTVALTFFAIIIGTVIGLSVALIKINKNPILNYLGAIYTWIFRGIPLLVQLFIIYYALPIAVGIDFSPFTAAVMAISLCGGAYIAEIIRAGIQSVDKGQMEAALSLGMSHSQAMKRIIIPQTYRRLIPPMGNEFITLLKDTALVSTISMIELLRTAQIHASSSFKPFEMYLTAGAIYLVLTTFFTVIFGILENKLARSE, encoded by the coding sequence GTGGCAACAGGTTTTGTTTGGGATTGGGCATTTACAATAAAAGTGCTACCCCTTTTACTAAAAGGAGCAGTGACTACAGTTGCATTAACCTTTTTTGCAATTATAATTGGTACAGTTATTGGCTTAAGTGTAGCCTTAATCAAAATAAATAAAAACCCAATTTTAAATTACCTCGGAGCAATCTATACTTGGATTTTCCGAGGTATCCCCCTTTTAGTACAATTATTCATAATTTACTATGCACTTCCAATTGCTGTAGGTATTGATTTTTCACCCTTTACAGCAGCAGTAATGGCAATTAGTTTATGTGGTGGGGCTTATATAGCTGAAATTATTAGAGCGGGTATTCAGTCCGTAGATAAAGGTCAAATGGAAGCAGCTCTTTCTCTTGGTATGAGTCACTCCCAGGCAATGAAAAGAATAATTATTCCTCAAACATATCGAAGATTAATTCCACCTATGGGAAATGAATTTATAACATTATTAAAGGATACAGCTTTAGTTTCTACAATTTCAATGATTGAATTATTAAGGACGGCTCAAATTCATGCCTCATCGTCTTTTAAACCTTTTGAAATGTATCTTACAGCAGGTGCTATTTATTTAGTTTTAACTACATTCTTTACAGTCATTTTTGGAATTTTAGAAAATAAGCTAGCACGCTCAGAATAG
- a CDS encoding substrate-binding periplasmic protein — MKKGLLLILVLVLGLSLLVTGCGDKKEEAPAPNGEETATGDGSWKRVQDAGKIKAGLDDGFPPMGFRNDKGELVGFDIDMGKEITKRTGLEIEWVPTDWNGIVPSLLAKKFDVIHSGMNMWEERKEAINFAGPYGVASQVILVKKDNNDKIESLEDLKDQVIGTQLGGTGQQESSKAGFDEKNMKLYNKFPEAFADLDNGRTVAVVVDSFAAPEWLKTGKYKKVGQEIGMNKEAVIGIGVRKEDKELRDQLDAVIKEMLEDGTLTKLSNEWLGYDITEQLESDQVK, encoded by the coding sequence ATGAAAAAAGGTCTTTTATTGATTTTGGTTTTAGTGTTAGGATTATCTTTATTAGTAACAGGTTGTGGAGATAAAAAAGAAGAAGCACCAGCACCAAATGGAGAAGAAACAGCAACTGGTGATGGTTCTTGGAAAAGAGTTCAAGACGCTGGAAAAATAAAAGCTGGTTTAGATGATGGGTTCCCTCCAATGGGCTTTAGAAATGATAAAGGTGAATTAGTTGGTTTTGATATTGATATGGGTAAAGAAATTACCAAACGTACAGGTTTAGAAATTGAATGGGTACCAACAGATTGGAATGGAATCGTACCTTCTTTATTAGCAAAGAAATTTGATGTTATTCATTCTGGCATGAATATGTGGGAAGAGCGTAAAGAGGCAATTAATTTTGCAGGTCCTTATGGCGTAGCTTCACAAGTTATCTTGGTTAAAAAAGATAATAATGATAAAATAGAATCATTAGAAGATTTAAAAGATCAAGTTATTGGTACTCAATTAGGTGGTACAGGTCAACAAGAAAGTAGTAAAGCAGGTTTTGACGAAAAAAACATGAAGCTTTATAATAAGTTTCCTGAGGCTTTTGCTGATCTAGATAATGGACGTACTGTAGCAGTAGTTGTAGATAGTTTTGCAGCTCCAGAATGGTTAAAAACAGGTAAATATAAAAAAGTTGGTCAAGAAATTGGCATGAATAAAGAAGCAGTAATTGGGATTGGTGTTCGTAAAGAAGATAAAGAATTAAGAGATCAATTAGATGCAGTAATTAAAGAAATGTTAGAAGATGGAACTTTAACAAAGCTTTCTAATGAATGGTTAGGCTATGACATTACAGAACAATTAGAATCAGATCAAGTTAAATAA
- a CDS encoding L,D-transpeptidase family protein yields the protein MLRLSRNIHLEINLQSRLLFFFQGETLINTYKIATGKKSTPTPIGNFKIINKKIINHPSVFGTRWLGLDIPGYGIHGTNNPNSIGRSVSNGCIRMYNQNVEELFSAIHIGTMVKIYYENPSELLNIPSPKSSTIDGKSYLTKQGDTLYTISQKLNIPLHHLVKANLSLNPKNLKKGQKINLP from the coding sequence ATGTTAAGACTATCACGTAATATACATCTTGAAATAAATTTACAGTCTCGTTTATTATTTTTTTTTCAGGGCGAAACATTAATTAATACTTATAAGATAGCAACAGGAAAAAAATCAACACCTACTCCTATTGGTAATTTTAAAATTATCAACAAAAAGATTATCAATCATCCTAGTGTATTTGGTACTAGGTGGCTAGGACTTGATATTCCAGGGTATGGTATCCATGGCACTAACAATCCCAATTCCATTGGTAGATCTGTTTCTAATGGTTGCATACGTATGTATAATCAAAATGTTGAAGAATTATTCTCAGCAATTCATATTGGTACTATGGTAAAAATTTATTATGAAAATCCTAGTGAACTATTAAATATCCCTTCTCCTAAATCTTCTACTATTGATGGTAAATCGTACCTGACTAAACAAGGGGATACACTTTATACTATTTCTCAAAAATTAAACATTCCTCTCCATCATTTAGTAAAAGCAAATCTTTCTCTTAATCCTAAAAATCTAAAAAAAGGGCAAAAAATAAACCTTCCGTAA
- a CDS encoding methylenetetrahydrofolate reductase, with amino-acid sequence MNGLKNKLNNKQFVTTVEIDPPKGASPWIVYEKMKNLKGVVDAVNIADCPMGKMRMSPIALAHLVQKELQLEAIFHLTCRDRNVIGLQSELLGAYALGVKNILTLTGDKPENGDHPEAKGVFELDSTGLIKLANTLNQGTDMMGNNLNEATEFFIGGVANPTATDLEIEVSKVEAKIDSGVNFFQTQPIFDINSLEHFLTKINDTSAHFIYGLMPLKSVKLAQYLNKNVPGIVVPDKIIDRLQLKGREAGLEIAKELYLELKKMVPGVHIFPMGDVPLIEELLQEQGNGKG; translated from the coding sequence ATGAATGGTTTGAAAAATAAGTTAAATAATAAACAATTTGTAACAACTGTCGAAATAGATCCACCTAAAGGGGCTAGCCCTTGGATTGTTTATGAAAAAATGAAAAACTTAAAAGGGGTAGTTGATGCTGTAAATATCGCAGATTGTCCTATGGGTAAAATGAGAATGAGTCCGATAGCCCTTGCTCATTTAGTACAAAAAGAATTACAGTTAGAAGCGATTTTTCATTTAACTTGCAGGGATAGAAATGTTATTGGCTTACAATCAGAACTTTTAGGAGCATATGCTTTAGGGGTTAAAAATATTTTAACCTTAACAGGTGACAAGCCAGAAAATGGAGATCATCCAGAGGCAAAAGGGGTTTTTGAATTAGATTCTACTGGTTTAATAAAACTTGCAAACACCTTAAATCAAGGTACAGATATGATGGGCAATAATTTAAATGAAGCAACAGAATTTTTTATTGGGGGAGTTGCAAATCCTACAGCTACTGATTTAGAAATAGAAGTGAGTAAGGTAGAGGCTAAAATAGATTCAGGGGTTAATTTTTTTCAAACTCAACCTATTTTTGACATTAATTCCTTAGAACATTTTCTTACTAAAATAAATGATACTTCTGCTCATTTTATTTATGGTTTAATGCCTTTAAAAAGTGTTAAATTAGCGCAGTATTTAAATAAAAATGTTCCAGGAATCGTAGTTCCAGATAAAATCATTGATAGACTTCAGCTTAAAGGAAGAGAAGCTGGACTGGAAATAGCTAAGGAGCTTTATTTAGAATTGAAAAAGATGGTACCAGGTGTGCATATTTTCCCAATGGGTGATGTGCCTTTAATTGAAGAATTATTACAGGAGCAAGGAAATGGGAAAGGATAA